A single uncultured Methanolobus sp. DNA region contains:
- a CDS encoding DUF3795 domain-containing protein, giving the protein MKLMRIGVCGIACEKCPRMIKGECPNGETGCIPKSNPFCKIADCAYINNIRLCFECQQFPCEITKSGPISYGYCEYISGREN; this is encoded by the coding sequence ATGAAACTGATGAGAATCGGAGTATGTGGAATTGCATGTGAGAAGTGTCCGAGGATGATAAAAGGAGAATGTCCAAACGGGGAAACAGGTTGTATTCCCAAGTCCAACCCCTTCTGCAAGATTGCGGACTGTGCGTATATCAACAACATAAGACTTTGTTTTGAATGCCAACAATTCCCTTGCGAGATAACAAAATCAGGGCCTATAAGCTACGGATACTGTGAATATATTTCCGGGAGAGAAAATTAA
- a CDS encoding NosD domain-containing protein: MKIITGLLMRTLLIAMILITLLMFSGSVAAKEIAVDDDGDADFISIQAAIDKANNGDTILVYPGTYSENVDVNKELTIIAASEDPYDTIVRPDDPNDHVFHVTANNVTISGFTVTEGCYGIYLYNVQHNRISNNRLLNNTGGIELWQSCNNDLSNNIVNSNKGPGIHLFYSCNNNDLIDNTVYANIIGIDLLNSSNNVLKNNEIFNNTYNFGVRIVDRDETMQNDIDTSNSVDGRTIYYLVNTSDVTIDGDSNAATVYCINCQNITIKDQILKDNRYGICLYNTSNSLLKNNTLSNNHVGIILGASSNNNSLRTNNVDLNNMIGIALDSSINNEIINNTANLNIFVGIDLDEANNNRFSNNTVNRNDYGINLDSSENNVLEGNIIVGNSRGLSIDRSNNNEIHGNILLNNSEGLRLPDSNNNTIYNNYFNNTNNIRSNNVRFYYNNSWSIKRTDGMNIVGGHYLGGNFWADPYGTGFSQTNNDSNDDGFCDSPYTIGDDSDDIVDQLPLFSRSFVVNMTDYETTLRAKVIMVGAQSADDTQRTDDTHTKETPSFSSLLATIAFTIAFIFIRKEQK; this comes from the coding sequence ATGAAAATAATTACAGGACTCTTGATGCGCACGCTACTCATTGCAATGATACTGATTACCCTGCTTATGTTCAGTGGCAGTGTTGCGGCTAAAGAGATCGCTGTAGATGATGACGGTGATGCAGATTTTATTTCTATACAGGCAGCCATCGATAAAGCAAACAACGGAGATACCATTCTTGTTTATCCCGGCACGTATTCAGAAAATGTTGATGTGAATAAAGAGTTAACTATAATCGCAGCATCTGAAGATCCGTATGATACAATTGTCAGGCCCGATGATCCAAATGATCATGTATTCCATGTAACTGCAAATAACGTGACTATCAGCGGTTTTACAGTAACAGAAGGATGCTATGGCATATATTTGTATAACGTTCAACATAATAGGATCAGCAACAACCGATTGTTGAACAACACTGGTGGGATCGAACTATGGCAGTCCTGCAATAACGATCTGAGCAACAATATTGTCAACTCAAACAAAGGCCCAGGCATCCATCTTTTTTATTCCTGCAACAATAATGACCTTATTGATAACACTGTATATGCAAACATTATAGGCATTGATCTTTTAAATTCATCCAACAATGTTCTGAAAAACAATGAGATTTTCAACAATACGTACAATTTTGGAGTTCGCATTGTGGATCGTGATGAAACTATGCAGAATGATATTGATACCAGCAATTCTGTGGACGGAAGAACCATTTACTACCTTGTGAATACTTCAGATGTCACTATTGATGGCGACTCCAATGCTGCAACTGTGTATTGTATCAATTGCCAGAATATCACTATAAAGGATCAGATCCTCAAGGACAACAGATATGGTATCTGTCTGTACAATACAAGCAATTCTTTGCTCAAGAACAACACTCTATCGAACAATCATGTTGGCATCATCCTGGGAGCTTCAAGTAATAATAATAGTTTGAGAACCAATAATGTAGATCTGAATAACATGATTGGCATTGCACTTGATTCTTCCATCAACAATGAAATAATCAATAACACAGCCAATCTGAACATCTTTGTTGGTATCGACCTTGATGAAGCCAACAATAACAGGTTCAGTAATAACACTGTAAACAGGAACGATTACGGTATCAATCTGGATTCGTCAGAGAATAATGTTCTGGAGGGAAACATCATAGTAGGCAACAGTCGTGGGCTCAGCATAGACAGATCCAACAACAATGAGATACATGGCAATATCTTATTGAACAATAGCGAAGGGCTTCGTTTGCCGGATAGTAATAACAACACCATCTATAACAATTACTTCAACAACACCAACAATATACGGTCCAATAATGTCAGATTCTATTACAACAATAGTTGGAGCATAAAAAGAACAGATGGCATGAATATTGTTGGTGGGCACTATTTAGGCGGCAATTTCTGGGCTGATCCATATGGTACAGGTTTTAGCCAGACAAACAATGATTCAAATGATGATGGGTTTTGCGATTCACCTTATACAATAGGTGATGATAGTGATGATATCGTAGATCAGCTTCCACTTTTTTCAAGATCATTTGTTGTGAACATGACGGATTATGAGACCACACTCAGGGCTAAAGTCATTATGGTCGGTGCCCAGAGTGCAGATGATACTCAGCGCACTGATGATACTCATACCAAAGAAACACCTTCTTTCAGCTCTTTGCTTGCAACAATAGCATTTACAATTGCTTTTATTTTCATACGAAAAGAACAGAAATAA
- the lonB gene encoding ATP-dependent protease LonB, with protein sequence MEKETTDSSEEIELYADNFETTDSIDVPELLIDQIIGQEHAVEVVKKAASQRRHVMMIGSPGTGKSLLSKAMAELLPKEELQDILAYPNPEDNNNPKIRSVPAGKGREIVMAHKLEAQKKAQSRNMLMMILVFGIIIYSFYVGQLLWGIIAAIMILLLTRQFMPKEEMMIPKLIVSNYQKEHAPFLDATGTHAGALLGDVRHDPFQSGGLETPAHDRVESGDIHKSHKGVLFIDEINTLSLESQQSLLTALQEKEYPITGQSERSSGALVKTEPVPCDFIMVAAGNLDAMEKMHPALRSRIKGYGYELFMRESMEDNPENRKTLVRFVAQEVMRDGHIPPFDQTAVDEVIREAQRRAGRKGHLTLKLRDLGGLVRVAGDIAHSEEAPVATAKHVLAAKKMARSIEQQLADSYLERKNDYQLFKKMGSAVGRVNGLAVMGGDSGIVLPIMAGVAPSLSNSEGKVIATGMLKDIAKEAVQNVSAVIKNITGKDITNHDIHIQFIGTYEGVEGDSASISIATAVISALENIPIDQSVAMTGSLSVRGDVLPIGGATYKIEAAARAGIKKVIIPKSNEDDVLIEEAYKDKIEIVPVTNIVEVIEHSLVGPEKNRILEKLKSLSSLKTGTEMPEVVPV encoded by the coding sequence ATGGAAAAAGAGACTACTGATTCTAGTGAAGAGATTGAACTGTACGCGGACAATTTCGAAACCACAGACTCCATAGATGTTCCGGAACTATTGATTGACCAGATAATCGGTCAGGAACATGCGGTGGAGGTGGTAAAAAAAGCAGCCAGTCAGAGAAGGCATGTAATGATGATAGGAAGCCCGGGTACGGGTAAGTCACTACTTTCAAAGGCAATGGCTGAACTTCTTCCAAAAGAAGAACTACAGGATATACTCGCATACCCAAATCCTGAAGATAACAATAATCCAAAGATACGCTCTGTTCCTGCCGGAAAAGGCAGAGAGATCGTAATGGCACACAAACTGGAAGCACAGAAAAAGGCCCAGTCACGTAATATGCTGATGATGATACTTGTATTTGGTATCATAATCTACTCATTCTACGTAGGTCAGCTTCTGTGGGGTATCATTGCAGCGATAATGATATTGCTCCTTACACGCCAGTTCATGCCAAAAGAAGAAATGATGATACCAAAGCTCATTGTTTCAAACTACCAGAAGGAACACGCACCATTCCTTGATGCGACAGGCACACATGCAGGTGCACTTCTTGGTGATGTCAGGCACGACCCGTTCCAGTCAGGTGGTCTTGAAACACCTGCACATGACAGGGTAGAGAGCGGTGACATTCACAAATCACACAAGGGTGTACTGTTCATAGATGAGATAAACACTCTCAGTCTTGAATCCCAGCAGAGCCTGCTTACAGCACTCCAGGAAAAGGAGTACCCTATCACCGGACAGTCCGAAAGGAGTTCAGGTGCACTTGTCAAGACAGAACCTGTTCCATGTGACTTTATCATGGTGGCAGCAGGTAACCTTGACGCTATGGAAAAGATGCATCCTGCACTCAGATCCCGTATAAAGGGTTACGGATACGAGCTGTTCATGAGGGAATCAATGGAGGATAACCCTGAGAACCGCAAGACACTTGTCAGGTTCGTGGCGCAGGAAGTCATGAGGGATGGACACATACCTCCATTTGATCAGACTGCTGTAGACGAGGTTATCCGTGAAGCTCAGAGAAGAGCAGGCAGAAAGGGCCATCTTACACTGAAACTCCGTGACCTTGGAGGTCTTGTAAGAGTTGCAGGTGACATTGCACATTCAGAAGAGGCACCTGTTGCTACTGCAAAGCATGTCCTTGCTGCAAAGAAGATGGCAAGGTCAATTGAACAGCAGCTTGCTGACAGTTATCTTGAACGCAAGAACGATTACCAGCTTTTCAAGAAAATGGGAAGCGCAGTCGGACGTGTGAACGGTCTTGCAGTAATGGGAGGAGATTCAGGAATAGTACTGCCAATAATGGCAGGAGTTGCTCCATCACTCTCCAACTCAGAAGGCAAGGTAATTGCAACCGGAATGCTCAAGGATATTGCAAAGGAAGCTGTACAGAATGTGTCCGCTGTTATCAAGAACATAACAGGCAAGGACATAACCAACCACGACATTCACATCCAGTTCATCGGAACATATGAAGGTGTGGAAGGTGACAGTGCATCCATATCCATTGCAACAGCCGTTATATCAGCTCTTGAGAATATTCCTATTGACCAGTCTGTAGCCATGACAGGTTCGCTTTCCGTAAGAGGAGATGTACTCCCTATCGGTGGTGCAACCTACAAGATCGAAGCTGCAGCAAGAGCAGGCATAAAGAAAGTTATCATTCCAAAATCCAACGAGGATGACGTACTGATCGAAGAGGCATACAAGGACAAGATAGAGATCGTACCTGTAACCAACATAGTAGAGGTTATAGAACACAGTCTCGTAGGTCCTGAAAAGAACAGAATTCTTGAGAAACTCAAGAGTCTCAGCAGCCTTAAGACCGGTACCGAAATGCCTGAAGTGGTCCCTGTGTGA
- a CDS encoding alpha-amylase family glycosyl hydrolase — protein sequence MGDTENTIRSVSDIDFTPVQKVHPSPSDWRDVFIYFLLVDRFDNNSNKSKPYVPSAKIQEQDISEGKKFQGGNIKGITRRLDYIKGLGASAIWLSPVFRNRQDSDESYHGYGIQDFLKVDERFGTLEDLQELVKEAHSRDMYVILDIIINHTGDNWAYPDDYPYYYWKDAPGPFDFGNWRAFSESSEPSAVMNENDAVWPQELQNPDCYKRRGQITDWNDAEQAVNGDFFTLKELDVRRPDVLDTLIKAYKYWIKTADIDGFRMDTVKHLESSSTAIFCNAIREYAKSIGKHNFFIFGEIVGDDTTIQKYIGRNSRIPGTNERFPSLDAALDFPLYFVLEEVIKGFSDPSVLRYRYDAFRNLYTDHGEAGRYFVTFVDNHDQMIRPYRRFMHGNNIWQQAVLAIVYLLTSQGIPCIYYGTEQGFDGGGEDDVCIRECMFGGNWGAFKTKGYHFFDDANPIYSCISKVAKVRMEEPALRYGRQYFRQTSSGAATDNSFSYPTTGNCTLAYSRILDTTEILTVMNLDSVPRADHVLVDGNLHKTGGVMTDLLDPENEYPIERSGSLTFVKVALKPHSVAILKEK from the coding sequence ATGGGAGATACGGAAAATACTATACGATCAGTAAGCGACATTGATTTTACACCTGTTCAGAAAGTTCACCCATCTCCATCTGACTGGAGAGATGTGTTCATTTATTTTTTACTGGTTGACAGATTCGATAACAATAGCAACAAGTCTAAACCTTATGTTCCCTCCGCTAAAATTCAGGAACAGGATATTTCCGAGGGAAAGAAGTTCCAGGGAGGAAACATCAAGGGAATAACCAGAAGACTTGACTACATCAAAGGTCTGGGTGCCAGCGCCATATGGCTGAGTCCGGTTTTCAGGAACCGGCAGGATTCAGATGAAAGTTATCATGGTTACGGGATACAGGACTTCCTGAAGGTGGACGAACGGTTCGGAACCCTGGAGGACCTTCAGGAGCTTGTAAAAGAAGCTCACAGTCGTGATATGTACGTGATCCTTGACATAATTATCAATCACACAGGCGACAACTGGGCATATCCCGATGATTATCCGTACTATTACTGGAAAGATGCTCCCGGTCCGTTCGATTTTGGAAACTGGCGTGCTTTTTCGGAGAGTTCAGAGCCGAGTGCCGTTATGAATGAGAATGATGCTGTCTGGCCACAGGAACTTCAAAATCCTGATTGCTACAAACGCAGAGGCCAGATAACAGACTGGAACGATGCTGAACAGGCAGTAAATGGGGATTTCTTCACGCTAAAAGAACTTGATGTACGCAGACCCGATGTCCTTGACACACTTATCAAGGCCTACAAGTACTGGATCAAGACGGCGGATATCGATGGTTTTAGAATGGATACTGTAAAGCATCTGGAATCCAGTTCAACAGCCATATTCTGCAATGCCATAAGGGAATATGCAAAATCCATAGGGAAACACAATTTCTTCATATTTGGAGAGATCGTGGGCGACGACACAACCATACAGAAGTATATAGGACGCAACAGCCGCATTCCCGGAACGAATGAGCGTTTTCCATCCCTGGATGCTGCTCTTGATTTTCCTCTGTATTTCGTGCTTGAGGAAGTTATCAAAGGTTTCAGCGATCCTTCAGTTCTCAGGTACCGCTATGATGCTTTCAGAAACCTCTATACAGACCACGGTGAAGCCGGTCGGTATTTTGTGACCTTTGTGGACAATCATGACCAGATGATAAGACCATACCGGCGTTTCATGCATGGTAACAATATATGGCAGCAGGCTGTCCTTGCAATTGTCTATCTGCTGACAAGCCAGGGTATTCCGTGTATCTATTATGGAACTGAACAGGGATTTGATGGTGGCGGAGAAGATGATGTTTGCATCAGGGAATGTATGTTCGGCGGAAACTGGGGAGCTTTCAAAACGAAAGGTTACCATTTCTTTGATGATGCAAATCCCATATACTCATGCATCTCAAAAGTCGCAAAGGTAAGAATGGAAGAGCCTGCACTGCGTTATGGAAGGCAATATTTCCGTCAGACATCATCCGGTGCTGCAACAGATAACAGTTTCTCTTACCCCACAACCGGAAACTGTACTCTGGCCTACTCACGTATTCTTGATACTACCGAGATACTCACGGTCATGAATCTCGATTCAGTTCCAAGGGCTGATCATGTTCTCGTAGACGGTAATCTCCATAAAACTGGTGGGGTAATGACCGATCTGCTTGATCCTGAGAACGAGTATCCCATAGAACGATCAGGCTCACTGACGTTTGTAAAAGTAGCTCTTAAACCTCATTCAGTAGCCATTCTGAAAGAAAAATAG
- a CDS encoding DUF2892 domain-containing protein — MDMNKLLFQENVGGIDLLIRALFGTIAIIILAMDLVEPGILRWILAIVALVGLFSSITRHCLPYSFIGLNTAKK, encoded by the coding sequence ATGGATATGAATAAACTGTTATTTCAGGAAAATGTAGGTGGGATCGATCTTCTAATCAGGGCGCTTTTTGGAACCATTGCTATCATTATACTCGCAATGGATCTTGTAGAACCTGGGATCCTGCGGTGGATACTGGCTATCGTAGCACTGGTAGGTCTTTTCTCATCAATAACAAGACACTGTCTGCCGTATTCTTTTATCGGTTTGAATACTGCTAAGAAGTGA
- a CDS encoding MotA/TolQ/ExbB proton channel family protein, with product MDITSYIFDILYLFSSTLLYPVIITLILLAVYSLILIGEFVSELMKRKQDSENLELCCCSTRKHMLNKDYEKAASSLRLLKQNFLVKSFAFSAAEHIEKGNILSFEWIVQKHEIKMAKRLEQTRIVATISPMVGLMGTLIPLGPALIGLSQGNIEELANNLMIAFATTVIGLFAGSIGYVLTQIRKRWYWQDMADIDYILDTLEAKE from the coding sequence ATGGACATTACTTCCTATATCTTTGACATACTCTACCTATTCTCATCAACACTTCTGTACCCGGTGATAATAACACTGATACTGCTTGCAGTTTATTCTCTGATACTAATAGGAGAGTTCGTTTCTGAACTAATGAAACGAAAGCAGGACTCCGAAAATCTTGAACTTTGCTGCTGCAGCACCCGCAAGCATATGCTTAACAAGGATTATGAAAAGGCTGCAAGCTCACTCAGACTTCTCAAACAGAACTTCCTGGTGAAAAGCTTTGCATTTAGTGCTGCAGAACATATTGAAAAAGGGAATATTCTGTCATTTGAGTGGATAGTTCAGAAACACGAAATAAAGATGGCAAAAAGACTGGAACAGACCAGGATCGTTGCAACCATCTCACCAATGGTAGGACTTATGGGAACATTAATTCCGCTTGGACCAGCACTTATCGGCCTTTCACAGGGTAATATCGAGGAGCTTGCTAACAACCTGATGATAGCATTCGCAACAACCGTCATCGGACTTTTTGCAGGCAGCATCGGATACGTGCTTACTCAGATAAGGAAAAGATGGTACTGGCAGGATATGGCTGATATTGATTATATCCTTGACACACTGGAGGCTAAAGAGTGA
- a CDS encoding DUF2149 domain-containing protein, with protein sequence MRRSRNDRRNQIYEDEEQNPLTGVANLFDIAMVFSVALLVALVMSYQLPELLSPTENITIVKNPGEKNMEMIIKEAGEPIQVLDMSENKGTGAGEYLGAAYRLPDGTIVYVPSDGNSTGI encoded by the coding sequence GTGAGACGCAGCCGTAATGACCGCAGAAATCAGATATATGAAGATGAGGAACAGAACCCGCTCACTGGTGTTGCGAACCTCTTTGACATTGCAATGGTGTTCTCCGTTGCACTTCTGGTGGCTCTTGTCATGTCTTACCAGCTCCCGGAACTGCTGAGCCCTACCGAGAACATTACCATTGTGAAGAATCCCGGTGAGAAGAATATGGAAATGATCATCAAAGAAGCCGGCGAGCCTATCCAGGTGCTTGATATGAGCGAGAACAAGGGCACAGGAGCAGGAGAGTATCTGGGTGCTGCTTACAGATTGCCGGATGGGACTATTGTTTATGTTCCAAGTGATGGGAACTCAACCGGTATATAA
- a CDS encoding MATE family efflux transporter: MINRRSDILATEDIKKLIYNMSTPAIVGLLVQAFYNLVDTIFVGRGLGADSALGIAGISVAFPVQMLMMGISMGLGIGGASIISRALGMGDHKKAERTLGNMVLLVIISSVIFTILGLAFIDPVLRVFGASESILPFAREYTKYILMGTIFFSFSAALSNTIRAEGHAKFAMSIMLISSIVNIILDPLFIFKFNMGVMGAAVATVISQLVGCVLVVHYYTSNISIVPFKLAYMVPDLALSWETVSIGMSEFIFNSVESLVFILLNQSLLVYGGDMAIAVFGIIIKVFMLALMPIIGIKHGIQPIFGFNYGAGNFERVRETVSISNLIVFGMCILSVIVVFLIPEHIFRVFSTDAGLINVGVPAIKISFLMMPFIGSQVVAMALLQSLGKSKGSLMITLSRQIFFLPPLVFILPLYMGLTGIWVSFPISDFLGFVVAVILMKREVGKLVAAVPQDQS, encoded by the coding sequence ATGATAAACAGAAGATCTGATATACTTGCCACTGAGGACATAAAAAAGCTCATCTACAATATGTCAACTCCCGCGATCGTGGGGTTGCTCGTGCAGGCATTTTACAATCTGGTGGACACCATTTTCGTAGGAAGAGGACTTGGAGCTGACAGTGCCCTTGGAATTGCCGGAATCTCCGTTGCATTCCCGGTACAGATGCTCATGATGGGCATTTCCATGGGTTTGGGTATTGGTGGAGCATCTATCATATCACGAGCCCTTGGTATGGGTGATCACAAAAAGGCCGAGAGAACTCTCGGGAATATGGTGCTGCTGGTCATCATATCCAGTGTGATCTTCACTATTTTAGGATTGGCGTTCATCGACCCCGTACTGAGAGTATTCGGGGCATCGGAGAGCATACTTCCTTTCGCAAGGGAGTACACGAAATACATACTCATGGGAACCATATTCTTTTCATTTTCAGCAGCATTGAGCAATACCATAAGAGCCGAAGGACATGCAAAGTTTGCAATGTCCATCATGCTGATCTCAAGTATTGTGAATATTATACTCGATCCTCTCTTTATCTTTAAGTTCAACATGGGAGTTATGGGAGCTGCCGTTGCAACGGTAATATCCCAGCTAGTCGGTTGTGTGTTGGTAGTTCATTATTATACCAGCAACATCAGCATAGTTCCGTTCAAGCTCGCATATATGGTGCCTGACCTTGCTCTTTCCTGGGAGACCGTGAGCATAGGTATGTCAGAATTCATCTTCAACTCAGTTGAAAGTCTGGTCTTCATTCTCCTTAACCAGAGCCTTCTGGTATATGGCGGAGACATGGCAATTGCTGTATTCGGTATAATCATAAAGGTCTTTATGCTCGCACTGATGCCTATAATAGGAATAAAGCACGGTATCCAGCCAATATTTGGCTTCAATTACGGTGCCGGTAATTTTGAGAGGGTTCGGGAAACCGTTTCAATCTCAAACTTAATCGTTTTTGGAATGTGCATTCTGAGTGTTATTGTTGTTTTCCTCATCCCCGAGCATATATTCCGCGTTTTCAGCACCGATGCCGGGTTGATAAATGTCGGAGTGCCGGCAATAAAAATAAGCTTCCTCATGATGCCATTCATAGGCAGTCAGGTTGTGGCGATGGCCTTGCTTCAGTCCCTCGGTAAGTCTAAAGGGTCACTGATGATCACTCTCTCAAGACAGATATTCTTCCTGCCGCCTCTTGTATTCATACTTCCGTTGTACATGGGCTTAACAGGAATATGGGTATCATTTCCGATATCCGACTTCCTTGGATTTGTTGTAGCTGTCATCCTTATGAAAAGGGAAGTTGGTAAACTCGTGGCAGCAGTGCCTCAGGACCAAAGCTGA
- a CDS encoding zinc ribbon domain-containing protein, which translates to MDTNSMKMNSMDMKSMDMEDMDMENMNLCQSCGMPMKDHMDFGTNEDGSMNNTYCTYCYKKGEFTEPDMCMDDMINKCTHMMTEMDMMPEKEARDMNMKLIPNLKRWMMGKM; encoded by the coding sequence ATGGATACAAATTCAATGAAAATGAACTCAATGGACATGAAATCCATGGATATGGAAGATATGGATATGGAAAATATGAATTTATGCCAGAGCTGCGGAATGCCAATGAAAGATCATATGGATTTTGGAACTAATGAGGATGGTTCAATGAACAATACCTATTGTACCTATTGTTACAAAAAAGGCGAGTTCACTGAACCTGATATGTGCATGGATGATATGATCAATAAATGCACACATATGATGACCGAAATGGACATGATGCCTGAAAAAGAAGCAAGGGACATGAATATGAAATTAATTCCCAACCTTAAAAGATGGATGATGGGAAAAATGTAA